Within Aspergillus oryzae RIB40 DNA, chromosome 2, the genomic segment TTTGAAGTATCGACGACTGACAGAACTCAATGCTCGTCTGAAGGAAGACCTGGACCGTCCCCGGGTCAAAGTGTCCGAGGCTGCGATGTCGTACGTCGTCCCCAATTACCACTTGGTCTACCCCTCGTGTGCGACCGACGGATACTGATACCATCCGTCTGGACTGGAACAGGCTGATTAATTACTGCAACAACACTCGCGACTTTATGGTACCGTCCGTATGGGGTCAGGTATGCGACGTCAATTCTCCCCTCCACGAGGAACTCCGCATCTAGCTCGTGCGATCGATCCAAAGTCAGGGAAACTAACCCAACCTCTTCTAGGTGGACAAACGCGATGACCCATACGCCCCTCAACAGCAGGGAGGCTGTTGCACGGTCATGTAATGGATCCATGACATTCCACGCCATTAACTAAGCTGGACTCGCTACCGAGCGGTCCATTGTACCCTCAAACGCTACGACATCACCTTCTACTACCTAATCTTATTCTTCTCAATACCTCTTTTGACCTTTGGAAACGTCGCATCGCTACCCACTCGCCACGACCAGGACCACGTACCGACAACCGATCAGCGGGGAGGCGCGGGATTTCTGGGTGCTCGTGAGGCTGCTCAGCCCCCGAAGGGAACACGCGCTGGACTTGCAAGAACTTCGGACGCTGACGACGGGGCAGTGTACGGTCGCACTTGCCCATGGGATCCGCTGTTGATGAGCGCGATGCATTTCGATATGCGACgtctccttttttcttgttcctcttacttttttctctctgaGCTATTTGTGCCTTGATGTGTTGAAAATTCCCTTTCTAGCCTTGGCAGTATGCCCGTTTCTTCCCAGTGATATCTTTGAGTCCTTGATATTTCATATGTTCTACTGTTATGGATGGTGTgggctctttcttttctttctcccttgtttcctttccctctctcagattccaaaagaaaatcaCCACAAATCCTCGGAGGGACGATGTGACGTCCTGGCGTCAGATTTGATGGTCCTTCTTGTATCATAGATTTGGTGGTCTCGAACCAACTATAATACCGACATGACTGATTCCAATCCCGGGAGCTGCAGCGCAAGATGCACAAATCCAATTGTACGTATGCAGTAAGCACTATCGTAAGCATTCGACCCAGTACCAGCAGCCCCGGAGCAAACAAGCTGCATAAAACCAAGAGAAATCGATCCCAGTGAACAAATCAGAGCCCGCCATGGACGAAATCCAcacgaagaagagcctcaagctcttctttTAGTTGTCCTCGCAAACTCCACCCGCCGCTGACATCATCCGCCGCCATTGACATCCTTTCTATCAATATCAATCCCGACCATAGATCAATCACCACCCCACCTCCAAACCACCACATCCCACCAAAGAAACGAACCGAAGACATCGCCGCCGGAACTAAAGTCTGCACTTCCAACTtaaccaaagaaaaaaaaaaatgacaaCCCCGGAGCCCCAGCCAAAGACATCCGTCGCCACAGAAAAAGTACACCTCCCACGCATCACGATCAAATACTGCACACAATGTAAATGGATGTTGAGGGCTGCTTATGTAGgtctttcctctcttccctttttacCATACCCTTTTACCATACCTATAACCCACCCATCCTTATAATGATATGACTCATACTATCACAAAAGCGCCTATCACAACAATAAAAACCAATATATCACAAACACTCCCCTATAAATtatccaaccccaaccgcAGCCTAACCAATTGATCCATAAATCATCCCACAAACCAATATAGTATCCCCAACACCAAGTTCAACCCCAAACTAACAATTTCAAAAGTTCGCCCAAGAGCTCCTCTCAACATTCAGCACCGATCTAGGCGAGGTAGCGCTCATCCCGGCTACGGGGGGAATCTTCACAGTAACGATATATCATTCCTCGTCGGAAGTGGTGGAGACGCAAGAGACGATCTTGTGGGATCGGAAGACGAATGGGGGGTTTCCTGGTACGTACCTAGATATTGTTGCCTATCTTGTGGTTTGTGGATTGGTTACTTTGTTGGTTTAGCTATTGCTTGAGGGGGAGGGTATGGAGGCGATGCTGATAATGTGCAGAGGTCAAGGTGCTCAAGTCGTTGGTGAGGAATGTGATTGATCCGTCGAGGGATTTGGGGCATACGGATCGGGCGTTGAAGGCTGGTAATGTGTCTGTGAAGGAGGGGGGTGCTGCTAGGGTGAGTTCGAGtgagggaaaggggggtGAGAAGGTagatggggagaagaaagagtgTGAGGATTGTCGGTGATGGGGTTGAATGGGTGGGTATTGGATAGATGCTAGAGGTAGTCTGTTTGGAAACGCTGTTATAGGTTGGACTGCGTGGCGAATATCTGATACCCAAGGATAGATATACCTGTAATGTATAGACATGCGAAACTGCTATAAGACTGTCTTGTTATATACCACAGAGCGTTGTGTGAGAGACTAGGTGACAGTGACACCGCTACAAACAAGGTTGTTGGAACGATCTAGGGCACGCTCGACGACTTAGATGggtgaatatatatatcactgCATTGACATATTCCACAGTCATGCTACTggaaacgaaaagaaacagcaaGAATGCAACTATAGACCCGTGTTTTCAAACACAAATGAAATTAAAAGGCACAGTCCAGCCATATGGTGAACCTCAGAACGCCAAAACCACGCCCTGACTCTATGTCCGCCAACCCAAAGCCTATCCGGGAGAAAATAATCAGGTaggagaacaaggaaaatggTCAAAGTGAGTGAACGATAATGATATGGAATAAAAGGGGAATATcgaaaaaaggaaacaagagATAGAACGAGGGCTTTAGAAGGTTGATacgataaaaaaaaaaaaaaaaagaagaatatataaGAGAGGTTTCGAAAGTTTTAATGCGTCCCTGCAGTCAAACAAGGCTAAACCCTGACTTCAGATATCATCTGAACAGGGCATCCGACATCCCCAAATGGGACTGATATGCTCGGAAAGCCCGAACGTACTGCTGGTGTGCGGAGAGCACCGCCAATATCGccaagatatagatatttggGATGTCATCCGAAAGGACTCAAAACATGCACATGCCAATATTGCGGGCCATCCCGCGCGTCTACCTCGGGAACCatgcttttttcttttttggttgcTCGGGTTCGTATGTCAACCGAGCTGGTCGTGAACATCATGCAATTCCATCGTAATTCCGAGTCATCAGCCAATGCATTACCCAATCCTCCCATCGATCCACATGAATCCCAGCCAGAAACACCTTGAAAACATGTAAAACAAACAGAACATTGATCGATGAAATcctcttgaggaagagatacCATCATGATTCACCGCTCAGCTCATGATGGTGAGAATGATGGGTTTTGCGTTTCCAGAATGCTAATCGAAGGCGACTTCGACGTTTCAACAAC encodes:
- a CDS encoding SelT/SelW/SelH family protein (uncharacterized protein conserved in bacteria); this translates as MTTPEPQPKTSVATEKVHLPRITIKYCTQCKWMLRAAYFAQELLSTFSTDLGEVALIPATGGIFTVTIYHSSSEVVETQETILWDRKTNGGFPEVKVLKSLVRNVIDPSRDLGHTDRALKAGNVSVKEGGAARVSSSEGKGGEKVDGEKKECEDCR